One stretch of Candidatus Baltobacteraceae bacterium DNA includes these proteins:
- a CDS encoding dynamin family protein translates to MSLGRAAAALREIERIAWRHADEATAIETRSLINRSTGNELTVLIAGQFKRGKSTLINALIGNDILPTGALPLTSIATSVHFGTESAIVSYRDGGSSQIDIRDLGEYVTEAGNPENVRAVSAVDVHVHAEFLHGLRIVDTPGVASAFVHNTDAARSALHEADVAILVVGPEPPIGEAEIVFAKEVRDASERLFVVYNKADLLPGQEREIIGFTQRQLDAALGFEPRIFALSARDALSAAQDGRSDSRFMEFVAALTAFLDRNRDLVRERSIARKAAGLARRLQFLIALRRHALRLPLNEREAMRLRFDTLVTELRDRSHELAGSLDQALKEIGESVDRHLGECFQRSCVALATELRSLAHDGEIDAFERALEKGAATRTGAWADDITELLNERMKANAERLLRQVDRLESEILALGAGLLKADLPLPTSRASTFDVPGISFPKERIVDTGLEILVRSLAQLLPRSLRSHLLARRLSQRVEETLGARRGRLRYAGRREAERNVQELGHLATMRLAAAEGAIRRSLSTPTDASDDDIRVLLRSCEHDEATAAALAADLDAIPLEVEQVVSR, encoded by the coding sequence GTGTCACTAGGTCGAGCGGCAGCCGCACTCCGCGAGATAGAACGCATCGCATGGCGACATGCCGATGAAGCGACCGCCATTGAAACACGTTCGCTGATCAATCGTTCGACGGGTAATGAGTTGACGGTGCTCATCGCCGGGCAGTTCAAGCGCGGAAAGAGCACGTTAATCAACGCGCTTATTGGCAACGATATTCTACCGACCGGCGCTCTGCCGTTGACGTCGATTGCGACGAGCGTTCACTTCGGTACGGAAAGCGCGATTGTCAGCTATCGTGATGGAGGGTCATCGCAAATCGACATCCGCGATCTTGGCGAGTATGTCACTGAAGCTGGAAATCCGGAAAACGTTCGCGCGGTAAGTGCAGTCGACGTTCACGTGCATGCCGAGTTCTTGCACGGACTTCGCATCGTCGATACGCCCGGAGTTGCTTCGGCATTCGTGCACAATACGGATGCCGCACGTAGTGCCCTCCACGAAGCCGATGTCGCGATACTCGTCGTCGGTCCCGAACCACCGATTGGTGAGGCAGAGATTGTGTTCGCGAAAGAGGTTCGCGACGCTTCGGAGCGTCTTTTCGTTGTGTATAACAAAGCAGACTTGCTACCCGGGCAAGAGCGCGAGATCATTGGGTTTACGCAGCGCCAACTTGACGCGGCGCTCGGCTTTGAGCCCCGAATCTTTGCTCTCAGCGCTCGGGACGCGCTTTCTGCCGCTCAAGATGGACGATCAGATTCGCGATTTATGGAATTCGTTGCAGCGCTCACAGCCTTTCTCGATCGCAACCGGGATCTTGTTCGAGAGCGGTCGATTGCGCGAAAAGCTGCTGGCCTGGCGCGTCGCCTTCAATTCCTGATCGCGCTCCGCCGCCACGCTCTACGTTTACCGCTAAACGAACGCGAAGCGATGCGTCTGCGATTCGATACACTCGTAACCGAACTTCGAGATCGTAGCCATGAACTGGCCGGCTCTCTCGATCAGGCGCTCAAAGAGATCGGCGAAAGCGTCGACCGTCACTTGGGAGAATGTTTCCAGCGATCGTGTGTCGCTCTTGCTACCGAATTGCGCTCGCTCGCGCATGATGGTGAGATCGATGCCTTCGAGCGCGCGCTTGAAAAGGGCGCGGCGACCAGGACAGGCGCCTGGGCAGACGACATCACGGAACTCTTGAATGAGCGAATGAAGGCAAATGCTGAGCGATTGCTTCGTCAAGTCGATCGTCTCGAAAGCGAAATTCTTGCGCTCGGTGCAGGCCTCCTGAAAGCTGATCTCCCACTCCCTACGTCGCGAGCATCGACATTCGACGTTCCGGGAATCTCATTCCCGAAGGAGCGAATCGTAGACACGGGTTTAGAGATTCTCGTGCGCAGCCTCGCGCAACTCTTGCCACGAAGCTTGCGCTCGCATCTTCTCGCGCGTCGTCTTTCGCAACGCGTGGAAGAAACGCTCGGTGCGCGTCGTGGCCGACTGCGATACGCCGGGCGACGAGAAGCCGAACGTAACGTGCAAGAGCTTGGCCATCTTGCGACGATGCGACTCGCCGCTGCAGAAGGCGCAATTCGCCGTAGTTTGAGTACCCCAACAGATGCAAGCGATGACGACATTCGCGTTCTGTTGCGCAGTTGTGAGCATGACGAGGCGACGGCTGCTGCGCTGGCGGCTGATCTGGATGCTATTCCGTTAGAGGTCGAACAGGTTGTGAGCCGATGA
- a CDS encoding MFS transporter has protein sequence MLARQRASLKFVLVIGVLSFFADCTYEGARSITGPFLGLLGASAFTISAVAGVGELLGHAWRLASGTLSEITRKFWPITIVGYTVQMVAVPLLAFARTWQEAAALIILERVGRATRNPPRDVMLSVAAEEIGYGWAFGVHEALDQSGALAGPLIIAAILATQGAYQQAFAVLVVPALTCLFLLCIARIIYPRPETLASRTLEVRTRGIPPLFWLYLSGAILVAAGFADFSLISYRFHTELPVSNGFLPVFYAIAMAASGAGSLTFGRLFDRFGLVILVPLTVVAACATPLVFLGSFWLSVLGSALWGMSMGVHESIIPAAVSTMVAREHRASAFGIFTAAYGVAWFAGSLVIGIFYTRSLVDLVAFCVALQLIAVPIFIRVARRLRPQHRM, from the coding sequence GTGCTCGCGCGACAACGCGCGTCGCTAAAGTTCGTCCTTGTCATCGGCGTCTTGAGCTTTTTCGCCGATTGCACGTATGAAGGCGCGCGCAGCATTACAGGACCGTTTCTCGGATTGCTCGGTGCGAGTGCATTCACGATCAGTGCCGTCGCAGGGGTCGGTGAACTATTAGGCCACGCCTGGCGCTTGGCTTCGGGCACCCTAAGCGAGATCACGCGGAAATTCTGGCCCATTACGATCGTGGGATATACCGTTCAAATGGTCGCCGTTCCATTGCTCGCGTTCGCTCGCACGTGGCAAGAAGCTGCGGCGCTCATCATACTTGAGCGCGTCGGGAGGGCGACGCGCAATCCGCCGCGCGATGTGATGTTGTCGGTTGCGGCTGAAGAGATTGGCTACGGCTGGGCCTTCGGAGTCCATGAAGCCCTCGATCAATCCGGTGCACTTGCTGGCCCGTTGATCATTGCAGCAATACTCGCAACGCAAGGTGCATACCAACAAGCATTCGCCGTCCTCGTTGTGCCGGCTCTAACCTGTCTATTTCTTCTGTGTATCGCGCGCATCATATATCCGCGACCAGAAACCCTGGCGTCACGAACGCTCGAAGTTCGTACGCGGGGAATCCCGCCACTTTTTTGGCTGTATCTGAGCGGAGCGATTCTCGTCGCTGCGGGGTTCGCGGATTTCTCGCTGATCTCGTATCGCTTTCATACAGAACTCCCCGTCTCGAATGGGTTCCTGCCCGTGTTCTACGCGATCGCGATGGCGGCAAGTGGCGCCGGTTCACTCACGTTTGGACGGTTATTCGATCGTTTCGGACTTGTTATTCTCGTCCCCTTAACCGTCGTCGCCGCATGCGCGACACCGCTGGTTTTTCTCGGATCGTTCTGGCTCAGCGTTCTCGGATCGGCTCTCTGGGGCATGAGCATGGGCGTCCACGAATCGATCATACCGGCAGCCGTATCAACGATGGTTGCGCGCGAGCACCGAGCGTCTGCGTTTGGCATTTTCACCGCTGCGTATGGAGTCGCTTGGTTCGCCGGAAGCCTCGTGATTGGCATTTTCTATACGCGATCGCTAGTCGATCTCGTCGCCTTTTGCGTCGCGCTGCAGCTTATCGCCGTTCCGATATTCATCCGCGTCGCCCGAAGACTCCGACCACAACACCGAATGTAG
- a CDS encoding proton-conducting transporter membrane subunit, whose amino-acid sequence MTSINIALVALALAIAGMLAALFVSAAIGRALGFLAVALAGLAALIAGVAALVTGSAQAVGNVDLHVVVRLDATSGFFVGIIGAIAIAVGLFGLGGRSSDERRTGRTAASTACAILLASLLVCLADDVFLFLFAWELLALAFYWAITFAGTDENAELAGYFTLTLTHVAGAALFVALLVLARNGTSVSGALGAAQTMPEFARGAIFVLLLIGFGAKIGLLPLQGWLPYGYRAAPSVVSALMAGGALNVGFYGIVRFVFGLGGGTPLWWGLLLASLGALGAILGIAWAVAQRDARTLAAYSSIENSGVIVAGLGIALVGKSVDLPLLVGVGVASAFFQIAAHAFAKCTLFLACAALESRAGSTDFDQLGGIARRMPYTAAAAIAAAFSLAAIPPLGGFASEWLTLESFMQAFRSGNAAVDVTFALCAAAIGVAAGLAVVAFVKFAGIGFLGAARSAEASEAREGHFLWPFASLLSAVAVFALGILAPQYLSLIAAPIDQLSGTSTVASMLAAPPVVQPAFHGFSSVSPLGLGVLILCFALVFAIIARLFARPRLRSAEVWTSGEAYRSWTQYGGTGFANPTRVIFDVGIRTVRSIEETEDVGIRYESKTRQFFDVAFYRWIATAALWISSVVRRTQSGVIGTYLTYILVFTIVLLVLYPSLRHW is encoded by the coding sequence ATGACGTCGATTAATATCGCGCTTGTTGCGCTCGCGCTCGCGATCGCCGGAATGCTTGCGGCGCTCTTCGTTTCCGCAGCGATTGGACGTGCGCTCGGCTTTCTTGCGGTGGCACTTGCTGGGTTGGCGGCACTCATCGCCGGTGTTGCGGCGCTCGTGACCGGTAGCGCGCAGGCCGTCGGAAACGTCGATCTTCACGTCGTCGTTCGACTCGATGCAACATCAGGATTTTTTGTCGGTATTATCGGTGCAATCGCGATCGCCGTAGGCCTCTTCGGTCTTGGAGGTCGTTCGAGCGATGAGCGGCGCACTGGGCGAACTGCCGCATCAACGGCGTGCGCAATCCTGCTTGCGTCGCTGCTTGTATGTCTCGCAGACGACGTCTTCCTATTCTTGTTTGCGTGGGAACTGCTGGCCCTCGCATTCTACTGGGCAATCACTTTCGCAGGCACGGACGAAAACGCGGAACTCGCCGGCTATTTCACGCTCACTCTCACGCACGTCGCAGGCGCAGCGCTCTTCGTTGCGCTGCTCGTTCTCGCTCGCAACGGAACGTCGGTGTCAGGCGCTCTCGGCGCTGCGCAGACGATGCCGGAATTTGCTCGAGGTGCGATCTTTGTGCTCTTGCTGATCGGTTTCGGAGCGAAGATCGGTTTGCTACCGCTGCAGGGGTGGCTTCCATACGGCTATCGGGCCGCACCATCAGTGGTTTCAGCGCTGATGGCGGGAGGAGCGCTCAACGTCGGATTCTACGGTATCGTCCGCTTTGTCTTTGGCCTAGGAGGCGGAACGCCACTGTGGTGGGGGCTGCTTCTGGCGAGTCTCGGTGCGCTTGGCGCAATCCTCGGGATCGCGTGGGCCGTCGCGCAACGCGATGCGCGGACGCTTGCAGCCTACTCAAGCATTGAAAATTCGGGCGTTATCGTTGCCGGGCTCGGGATCGCACTTGTGGGGAAAAGTGTCGACCTGCCGCTGCTTGTGGGAGTTGGGGTCGCATCAGCATTCTTCCAGATTGCAGCTCACGCATTCGCGAAATGCACCCTGTTCCTCGCATGCGCTGCGCTCGAATCGCGAGCAGGATCAACAGACTTCGATCAACTCGGCGGTATTGCGCGCAGGATGCCATATACGGCCGCGGCTGCGATTGCTGCGGCATTTTCGCTGGCAGCAATTCCGCCGCTTGGCGGTTTCGCGAGCGAATGGCTGACACTCGAATCGTTCATGCAGGCATTCCGCTCGGGTAACGCTGCAGTCGACGTTACCTTTGCGCTCTGCGCTGCGGCGATTGGTGTCGCAGCCGGCCTTGCTGTCGTCGCGTTCGTAAAGTTCGCAGGGATTGGATTCCTCGGTGCGGCGCGTAGTGCGGAAGCATCGGAGGCGCGTGAAGGTCATTTCCTCTGGCCTTTCGCCTCGTTGCTTTCGGCCGTCGCCGTCTTCGCGCTCGGCATCCTCGCGCCGCAGTATCTCTCGCTTATCGCCGCCCCGATCGATCAGCTCTCTGGAACGTCGACCGTCGCCTCGATGCTTGCAGCGCCGCCGGTCGTGCAGCCGGCCTTCCACGGATTCTCTTCGGTTTCGCCACTTGGCCTCGGTGTTTTGATTCTCTGCTTTGCCCTGGTCTTTGCGATCATCGCGCGCTTGTTCGCGCGGCCGCGCTTGCGATCTGCGGAAGTCTGGACGTCGGGTGAAGCATATCGTTCGTGGACGCAATACGGTGGAACGGGATTTGCGAACCCGACGCGGGTGATCTTCGACGTTGGGATTCGGACCGTTCGGAGTATTGAGGAAACGGAAGACGTGGGCATCCGCTACGAGAGCAAGACTCGACAGTTCTTTGATGTCGCATTCTATCGCTGGATAGCGACCGCTGCACTCTGGATCAGTAGCGTCGTACGGCGGACGCAATCGGGCGTCATCGGCACATATCTAACGTATATCCTCGTCTTTACGATCGTTTTGCTTGTTCTTTATCCATCCTTACGACACTGGTAG
- a CDS encoding proton-conducting transporter membrane subunit: protein MILIIAMIAIPAALAIISIVVPSRISGPLTALGGLCTAACIIAADLGGASGVRAPDALSAIFLLPVAIIYGTVGLYTHWYVRAESPANSEGERYRREFLALTNAFACSEIIVPLLTNMGGLWVALETTTILSALLIRLQGTAAALEAAWKYILIASCGLAFGLVGVVLLYVAGIGPLGDHHIPQWSAYIGAAAHLNPDAVRLAFIFALIGFGTKMGLAPMHAWLPDAHGAGPTPTSAMLSGALLSDALYAILRFAAIANLAVGHGLSHILFFVVGLISLFLAAFFLLQQRDIKRMLAYSSIEHMGVIACGLAFGAPLAVAGALLHAINHSASKSLAFFAAGRLTERYETREIAGIRGGIATLPVSGTLFALAGLSLAGLPPFGIFRSELMILGGGFQSGSWILAIVVALLLAVAFAGILRWVTTTSAGSAEGEIHRGERFGAAIYAMLLGFIVVLGLGLVVPPQLTQLLERAIAIVGQAS from the coding sequence ATGATACTTATCATCGCAATGATCGCCATACCAGCGGCACTCGCCATCATCAGTATCGTCGTCCCGTCACGCATTTCGGGCCCGCTGACCGCGCTCGGTGGACTGTGCACCGCAGCGTGCATCATCGCCGCCGACTTGGGGGGCGCTTCCGGCGTTCGCGCTCCCGACGCGCTTTCTGCGATCTTTCTGTTGCCGGTAGCCATCATTTACGGAACGGTTGGATTGTATACACACTGGTACGTGCGAGCTGAGAGCCCCGCGAATTCCGAGGGCGAGCGCTATCGGCGCGAATTCCTTGCACTCACTAACGCGTTTGCATGCAGCGAAATAATCGTCCCGCTCTTGACGAACATGGGCGGCCTGTGGGTGGCGCTCGAAACGACTACGATTCTCTCGGCCTTACTCATCCGGTTACAGGGAACGGCTGCCGCACTCGAGGCTGCGTGGAAGTATATCTTGATCGCGTCCTGCGGTCTCGCGTTCGGCCTTGTCGGCGTCGTCCTACTCTACGTTGCCGGTATTGGACCGCTCGGCGACCATCATATCCCGCAGTGGTCTGCGTATATTGGTGCCGCAGCACATCTGAACCCTGACGCCGTCCGGCTCGCATTCATTTTTGCACTCATCGGATTCGGCACGAAGATGGGTCTAGCGCCAATGCATGCGTGGCTGCCGGACGCGCACGGAGCAGGCCCCACGCCGACGAGCGCAATGCTTTCCGGCGCGCTTCTTTCGGACGCGCTCTATGCGATTCTCAGGTTTGCTGCTATCGCAAATCTCGCGGTGGGCCATGGCCTCAGCCACATCCTGTTCTTCGTCGTTGGTTTGATCTCGCTGTTTCTCGCCGCATTCTTTCTCTTGCAGCAACGTGACATCAAACGTATGCTCGCGTATTCGAGCATCGAGCACATGGGAGTTATCGCGTGCGGTCTCGCGTTTGGAGCTCCGCTCGCCGTCGCGGGAGCGTTGCTTCACGCAATCAATCACTCCGCGTCCAAATCGCTCGCATTTTTCGCCGCGGGACGGCTGACGGAACGCTACGAAACGCGCGAGATCGCCGGAATTCGTGGAGGCATTGCGACGCTACCGGTTTCGGGGACGCTCTTTGCGCTTGCGGGTCTTTCACTCGCCGGACTTCCGCCGTTCGGGATCTTCCGCAGTGAGCTCATGATCCTCGGCGGCGGCTTCCAATCTGGCTCTTGGATCCTCGCGATCGTTGTTGCGCTACTGCTGGCCGTTGCATTCGCCGGTATTCTCCGCTGGGTAACCACAACGAGTGCCGGTTCTGCCGAGGGGGAGATTCATCGTGGCGAACGCTTCGGTGCGGCTATCTATGCGATGTTGCTGGGATTCATCGTCGTGCTTGGATTGGGTTTGGTCGTTCCACCGCAACTCACGCAACTACTTGAGCGCGCCATTGCGATTGTGGGGCAAGCATCGTGA
- a CDS encoding NADH-quinone oxidoreductase subunit H: MLSLSPLAVQAAQVLTVTLLSPLLSGVISRTEAMLAGKRGPSVFQPYRDIIKFFRKQRLLPEHASWVFRAAPYAACGAYATFATLIPVLTTYPLPGATYGDILGSAFVFAFGSFVTALAAIDGASQYTSIGASRATMVGVLVEPTLIFVFFSVAFITGTDLPYALNATLRASAADVLRPAHVLATAAFFMMMLVDTGRIPIESSSATIEFGMIDDARLFEHSGPEMALFKWGSAMKQFLLYTVFVNVLLLPMGLSSTGSLQTVLLAIVLLFVKMCIVACAVVIIETTFAKLRLYKITEFIATGLLVAVLAVFAYAVGFG, encoded by the coding sequence TTGCTGAGCCTTTCACCGCTTGCCGTGCAGGCTGCTCAAGTCCTCACGGTAACGCTACTGTCGCCGCTTTTGAGTGGCGTCATTTCGCGCACTGAAGCGATGCTTGCCGGCAAGCGCGGGCCTTCGGTATTTCAGCCTTATCGCGACATTATCAAGTTTTTCCGTAAGCAGCGGCTGTTGCCCGAGCATGCGTCGTGGGTGTTTCGGGCCGCACCATACGCGGCGTGCGGAGCGTATGCAACGTTCGCGACCCTCATCCCCGTGCTTACGACGTATCCGCTACCCGGTGCTACGTACGGCGATATTCTCGGTAGCGCTTTTGTTTTCGCATTTGGATCGTTCGTCACCGCGCTTGCAGCCATTGACGGTGCCTCCCAATATACGTCGATCGGCGCCAGTCGAGCGACGATGGTTGGCGTTCTCGTCGAGCCGACGCTGATTTTTGTCTTTTTCTCCGTCGCGTTCATCACCGGGACGGACCTCCCGTACGCGCTCAATGCGACGCTACGTGCGTCGGCTGCCGACGTGTTGCGTCCTGCGCACGTGCTCGCGACCGCCGCATTCTTTATGATGATGTTGGTCGATACCGGACGGATTCCGATCGAGAGCTCGTCAGCGACGATTGAGTTCGGCATGATCGATGATGCTCGTCTCTTCGAGCACAGCGGCCCCGAGATGGCGCTCTTCAAGTGGGGCAGCGCCATGAAGCAGTTCCTGCTCTATACCGTTTTCGTCAATGTGCTGCTTCTTCCAATGGGGTTGTCGTCGACGGGGAGTCTTCAAACGGTTCTCTTAGCTATCGTGCTTCTTTTTGTGAAGATGTGCATTGTCGCATGCGCAGTCGTCATAATTGAAACCACGTTTGCGAAGCTTCGTTTGTACAAGATTACCGAATTCATCGCCACGGGTCTCCTCGTCGCCGTCCTGGCGGTCTTCGCGTACGCAGTGGGATTCGGCTAG
- a CDS encoding histidine phosphatase family protein, producing the protein MSHIFREARYLATFPAASHAAWAISYAGTATIVIVGHEAINRVVLLYALGLPLSHYWRFRQGPCCINELDFEPDKCIVCSINDMSHVPVRA; encoded by the coding sequence ATGTCGCACATATTCCGGGAGGCGAGGTACTTAGCGACGTTTCCCGCCGCATCTCACGCGGCGTGGGCAATCTCGTACGCCGGCACCGCAACCATCGTGATCGTCGGCCACGAGGCGATCAATCGCGTTGTCTTACTGTACGCACTGGGATTGCCGTTGTCCCATTATTGGCGCTTTCGTCAAGGCCCGTGCTGCATCAACGAGCTGGATTTCGAACCCGACAAATGTATCGTCTGCTCGATCAACGATATGTCGCACGTTCCGGTCCGTGCGTAG
- a CDS encoding DMT family transporter codes for MGTHTVPDKILAGLLAALGSAIFFGLNATATKVLYAPGTPSHIDPLGLVTARSLWTLPLFLLLALATRPRDALRPSRSDLAWFLLSGICYGPATTGMFALGVGHTSAAHAVLLLALAPVFASILAVIFLHERLHPVRIVAIMGGAIGACVLTFSRSASGSTPAGDAMILVMVFSWGVMALALRVLNRTYPALFVAGIMGALGSLILVAIGAANHRLDEGILPLRYYDLKTILAFDLELVVLLSIAGQVLQSLSIRILGVIPVAAITGYGSIFFGMVGSLGILHEQVNAWDFLAGALLLVALALALKPIGTHTAFAPESR; via the coding sequence GTGGGAACGCACACAGTACCTGACAAGATTCTAGCGGGACTTCTCGCGGCGCTCGGCTCCGCGATCTTCTTCGGTCTGAACGCGACCGCAACGAAAGTCCTCTACGCTCCCGGCACGCCCTCGCACATCGATCCGCTGGGCCTCGTTACGGCGCGCTCGTTGTGGACATTACCGCTATTCTTGCTATTGGCGCTGGCAACGCGGCCGCGCGACGCCCTGCGTCCGAGCCGCAGTGACCTTGCCTGGTTCTTGCTCAGCGGTATCTGCTACGGCCCCGCGACGACGGGAATGTTTGCGCTCGGCGTCGGTCACACGAGTGCTGCGCATGCCGTACTGCTGCTCGCGCTCGCACCGGTCTTTGCGTCAATTCTCGCGGTGATCTTTCTCCACGAGCGCCTCCATCCGGTTCGAATCGTAGCGATCATGGGCGGGGCTATCGGCGCGTGCGTCCTCACGTTCTCGCGCTCCGCGAGCGGTTCGACGCCTGCAGGCGACGCGATGATTCTCGTCATGGTCTTCAGCTGGGGCGTCATGGCGCTGGCGCTCCGCGTGCTGAACCGCACGTACCCGGCACTCTTCGTCGCGGGAATCATGGGCGCGCTCGGATCCCTAATTCTCGTCGCGATCGGCGCCGCGAACCATCGTCTCGACGAAGGCATCCTGCCGCTGCGCTATTATGATCTCAAAACGATCCTTGCGTTCGATCTCGAGCTCGTCGTCCTGCTTTCAATCGCCGGCCAGGTGCTGCAAAGCCTATCGATCCGTATCTTGGGCGTCATACCCGTTGCCGCGATCACCGGCTACGGCTCGATCTTCTTCGGCATGGTCGGATCGCTCGGCATCTTGCACGAGCAAGTGAATGCGTGGGATTTCTTGGCCGGCGCGCTGCTGCTGGTTGCGCTTGCGCTCGCCCTGAAGCCGATCGGCACGCATACAGCTTTCGCTCCGGAAAGCCGCTGA
- a CDS encoding nickel-dependent hydrogenase large subunit: MRRVAEGARFVWLFCEAGHADMMLHYVTDLDGKLEFASGVIPESGEVASIAGVVPAARWHEQEVHNRFAVRFNGSTDDPPIIKSPEQDAEKLRRALGDEVSTVLYGPVRSGIVESACWIIETAGEDFIAVHPSMFFKHRGLEKRFEGAALEFAPLIAEHISGVTPSSHATAFCRAVEAVCGIDVPPRARAARTILVELERIHQHLDSLAKLADDGSLSIGSAQTFAAKERVHRLLSEATGHRFGRGSICVGGTRSDIFGTLRTAAERALDVVEREALSVLRGLFGTQSLLDRLIGTGRLSRETMQAYGGVGPVARGSDVVNDARLTDGWLYMPLDASAAIELNGDAMARARIRQAEIRQSFRLVREALDASPTGASRLDQEHIRGKGRAHARVESPQGELLYFVHYDDDALVRVAVRSASFANWPLFVPSLPGNIFTDFSFIEHSFGLIQSETDR; the protein is encoded by the coding sequence ATGAGGCGCGTCGCTGAAGGAGCGCGTTTCGTGTGGCTCTTTTGCGAAGCCGGTCATGCCGATATGATGCTCCACTATGTGACCGATCTCGATGGCAAGCTCGAGTTCGCGAGTGGCGTCATTCCAGAATCCGGAGAAGTCGCTTCGATTGCGGGAGTTGTCCCCGCGGCGCGTTGGCACGAGCAAGAAGTCCACAACCGGTTCGCTGTTCGTTTCAATGGCTCTACCGATGATCCACCGATTATAAAATCGCCTGAGCAAGACGCCGAGAAATTGCGCCGTGCGCTCGGGGACGAAGTTTCGACCGTCCTATACGGTCCAGTTCGTTCGGGCATTGTCGAGTCAGCGTGTTGGATCATCGAAACCGCCGGCGAGGATTTCATTGCCGTACATCCCTCAATGTTTTTTAAACATCGGGGACTCGAAAAGCGGTTCGAGGGGGCGGCGCTCGAGTTCGCTCCCCTCATCGCCGAACACATCTCTGGTGTCACACCGTCGAGTCACGCTACGGCGTTCTGCCGCGCGGTCGAGGCGGTTTGTGGGATCGACGTGCCGCCACGCGCCCGTGCGGCACGTACGATCCTCGTCGAACTCGAGCGCATCCATCAGCATCTCGATTCGCTCGCAAAGCTGGCGGACGACGGATCGCTCTCAATAGGATCGGCCCAAACCTTCGCTGCGAAAGAACGTGTGCACCGACTGCTCTCCGAGGCGACGGGTCACCGGTTCGGGCGAGGTTCAATCTGCGTTGGTGGAACGCGTTCCGATATCTTTGGCACGCTGCGAACAGCTGCCGAACGGGCACTCGACGTCGTCGAACGGGAGGCGCTCTCCGTTTTGCGTGGACTTTTTGGAACACAATCGCTGCTCGATCGCCTGATTGGAACGGGTCGCCTATCGCGAGAGACTATGCAGGCGTATGGCGGTGTCGGTCCGGTGGCGCGCGGCAGCGACGTCGTCAACGACGCTCGCTTAACGGATGGCTGGCTCTACATGCCCCTCGATGCGTCGGCTGCGATCGAACTGAATGGCGACGCGATGGCGAGGGCGCGTATCAGACAGGCGGAAATCCGCCAATCGTTTCGACTCGTTCGCGAAGCACTCGACGCTTCGCCCACCGGCGCGTCGCGCCTGGATCAAGAACACATTCGGGGCAAGGGCCGCGCTCACGCGCGCGTTGAGTCACCACAAGGCGAGCTGCTTTATTTCGTGCACTATGATGATGATGCGCTGGTGCGTGTCGCCGTGCGTTCGGCCTCTTTCGCAAACTGGCCACTTTTCGTTCCATCGCTGCCTGGGAACATTTTCACAGACTTTTCGTTTATTGAGCACTCGTTCGGGCTTATCCAATCGGAGACCGATCGATGA
- a CDS encoding NUDIX hydrolase, whose product MEGAVTQQRVRTLAVVRDERGFVLSVRHARRGERFWTLPGGFSNIGESLEETLVREVGEETGYRVRVDHLAFVFEIGSSRWDPRRLELCFACEIIEEDATLRRGADGIVEVGWLNPNIAHDDFLPSKLLPLINLNTSGLYLGNITDTDHPLKK is encoded by the coding sequence ATGGAGGGAGCCGTCACACAACAACGTGTCCGTACGCTTGCGGTTGTACGAGATGAGCGTGGATTTGTACTCTCCGTACGTCACGCCCGTCGCGGCGAGCGGTTTTGGACACTGCCTGGTGGCTTTTCGAATATTGGCGAATCGCTTGAGGAGACACTGGTTCGTGAGGTTGGCGAAGAGACGGGCTATCGCGTGCGTGTCGACCATCTCGCCTTCGTTTTCGAGATTGGTTCAAGCCGTTGGGATCCGCGGCGCCTGGAACTCTGTTTTGCGTGCGAGATCATCGAGGAGGACGCGACGCTTCGTCGCGGAGCCGACGGCATCGTCGAAGTCGGCTGGCTTAATCCAAATATTGCTCATGACGACTTCCTGCCGTCAAAACTCTTGCCGCTGATCAACCTGAACACGAGCGGCCTCTATCTCGGGAATATTACCGACACTGACCATCCACTGAAAAAGTAA